In Sorghum bicolor cultivar BTx623 chromosome 10, Sorghum_bicolor_NCBIv3, whole genome shotgun sequence, one genomic interval encodes:
- the LOC8065765 gene encoding zinc finger protein CONSTANS-LIKE 16, protein MIATTGSSAKTAAAAAVGGKSARACDGCLRRRARWYCAADDAFLCQGCDTSVHSANPLARRHERLRLQPAAASSSPLHTPPRTGAAANNKRERHDEVVPAWFRRKARTPRGGHAKSVGGQALSRSRRLGVVVPHAAAGGGDSPDDGRSAEGEFEAEEEQLLYRVPIFDPALAEFCSPPPAPLEDAAALASSCNEDGAVEDPANSKPDPGPATPAPAPVVQFFPDSGHANFEPTDAELREFAADMEALLGHGLDDGNEEDSSFYMETLGLLDPVEVGDDATRVKVETDGGSACGEASGTLACALELLDPAEVSDEMLDIDFNYGSPLDTMMDDEKAASSDTGGADDAQFLQTSLSLTLNYEAIIQSWGSSPWTAGGERPHVKLDDSWPHTNMWVVGGVAGHGGEDLLLGTARLGMDGGREARVSRYREKRRTRLFSKKIRYEVRKLNAEKRPRMKGRFVKRATAGGSSLAIAGLA, encoded by the exons ATGATTGCCACGACGGGGAGCTCGGCGaagacggcggcagcggcggctgtGGGCGGCAAGTCGGCGCGCGCCTGTGACGGGTGCCTGCGCCGGCGGGCGAGGTGGTACTGCGCGGCGGACGACGCGTTCCTGTGCCAAGGGTGCGACACGTCGGTGCACTCGGCGAACCCGCTCGCGCGGCGGCACGAGCGTCTGCGCCTgcagccggcggcggcgtcgtcgtCTCCGCTGCACACGCCGCCTCGCACGGGGGCGGCGGCGAATAATAAGCGCGAGCGTCACGACGAGGTGGTGCCCGCGTGGTTCAGGCGCAAGGCGCGCACCCCGCGCGGCGGGCACGCCAAGAGCGTCGGCGGGCAGGCGTTGTCGCGGTCGCGGCGCCTCGGCGTCGTCGTGCCGCATGCGGCGGCAGGCGGCGGGGACTCGCCCGACGACGGGCGGAGCGCCGAGGGGGAGTTCGAGGCCGAGGAGGAGCAGCTGCTGTACCGCGTGCCCATCTTTGACCCTGCCCTAGCCGAGTTCTGCTCGCCGCCCCCGGCGCCTCTTGAGGACGCGGCCGCTCTCGCGTCGTCCTGCAACGAAGACGGCGCCGTCGAGGACCCGGCGAATTCGAAGCCAGATCCAGGTCCGGCGACACCTGCACCGGCGCCGGTGGTCCAGTTCTTCCCCGACAGCGGCCATGCCAACTTCGAGCCCACCGACGCCGAGCTCAGGGAGTTCGCCGCAGACATGGAAGCCCTCCTCGGGCACGGCCTGGACGACGGCAACGAGGAGGACTCGTCGTTCTACATGGAGACGCTGGGCCTCTTGGACCCAGTGGAAGTGGGCGACGACGCCACGCGAGTCAAGGTGGAGACCGACGGCGGCAGTGCCTGCGGCGAAGCCAGTGGCACGCTGGCCTGCGCCCTCGAGCTGCTAGACCCAGCTGAGGTATCTGACGAGATGCTGGACATCGACTTCAACTACGGCTCACCTCTGGACACGATGATGGACGACGAGAAGGCCGCGAGCAGCGACACGGGCGGGGCCGACGACGCCCAGTTCTTGCAGACCAGCCTCTCGCTCACCCTCAACTACGAGGCCATCATCCAGAGCTGGGGGAGCTCGCCGTGGACTGCCGGCGGCGAGCGACCACACGTCAAGCTCGACGACAGCTGGCCCCACACG AACATGTGGGTAGTGGGAGGAGTGGCGGGCCACGGCGGCGAGGACCTGCTGCTGGGCACGGCGAGGCTGGGGATGGACGGCGGCCGGGAGGCCCGAGTGTCGCGGTACCGGGAGAAGCGGAGGACGAGGCTCTTCTCCAAGAAGATCCGGTACGAGGTGCGCAAGCTCAACGCCGAGAAGCGGCCAAGGATGAAAGGCCGCTTCGTCAAGCGTGCCACCgccggtggcagcagcctcgccATCGCTGGCCTCGCTTAA